A region from the Streptomyces tsukubensis genome encodes:
- a CDS encoding MFS transporter: MEHTAHRKPRKRDNHPETTADARRGGVGWTLLITCVAGFMASLDNLVVTTALPAIRSDLGGGLAELEWTVSAYTLTFAVLLLFGAALGDRFGRRRLFMVGLGIFTAASAAAALAPGIDGLIAARALQGVGGAIMMPLTMTLLTVAVPAARRGAMLGIFGAANGLAVAGGPLVGGALTEHLSWQWIFWLNVPVGVLLLVLARLRLAESYAPDARLDVPGTLLASGGLFGIVYGLINGHVDGWTSASVLGSLTAGVLLLAAFVRHGMVAARPLLPMRLFRDRGFAGINAASALMFLGMFGSIFLLSQFLQGVVGYSPTEAGLRMLPWTAMPLLVAPLAGLLSDRIGGRPVVAAGLALQALGLALYALVLEPGVSYPAQLPALIVSGVGMALFFAPAASVVMSSVRPGEQGMASGANNALREVGGALGIAALGAVFAARGGYGSPQMFADGTVPALWIGAAAVAVAAAAALLIPGRRGIAAEREPVQEADSRPQEQERERAGV; the protein is encoded by the coding sequence ATGGAGCACACGGCACACCGGAAACCGCGGAAGCGGGACAACCACCCGGAAACGACGGCGGACGCCCGCCGCGGCGGCGTGGGCTGGACCCTGCTCATCACCTGCGTCGCCGGATTCATGGCCTCGCTGGACAACCTCGTCGTCACCACGGCCCTGCCCGCCATCCGCTCCGACCTCGGCGGGGGACTCGCCGAGCTGGAATGGACGGTGAGTGCCTACACCCTCACCTTCGCCGTCCTGCTGCTCTTCGGCGCCGCACTAGGCGACCGCTTCGGCCGCCGCCGGCTCTTCATGGTCGGCCTCGGCATCTTCACCGCCGCTTCGGCCGCCGCCGCGCTGGCCCCCGGAATAGACGGACTGATCGCCGCCCGGGCCCTCCAGGGCGTCGGCGGGGCGATCATGATGCCCCTCACCATGACCCTGCTGACCGTCGCGGTCCCGGCCGCCCGGCGCGGCGCCATGCTCGGCATCTTCGGCGCCGCCAACGGACTCGCCGTCGCCGGCGGGCCCCTCGTCGGCGGTGCGCTCACCGAACACCTGTCCTGGCAGTGGATCTTCTGGCTGAACGTGCCCGTCGGCGTCCTGCTCCTGGTCCTCGCCCGGCTGCGGCTGGCCGAGTCGTACGCTCCGGATGCCCGGCTCGACGTCCCCGGCACACTCCTCGCCAGCGGTGGCCTCTTCGGCATCGTCTACGGACTGATCAACGGCCATGTCGACGGCTGGACCAGCGCATCCGTCCTGGGCTCCCTGACCGCAGGGGTGCTGCTCCTCGCCGCCTTCGTACGGCACGGAATGGTCGCCGCCCGCCCCCTGCTCCCCATGCGCCTCTTCCGTGACCGCGGCTTCGCCGGGATCAACGCGGCGTCCGCACTGATGTTCCTGGGGATGTTCGGCTCCATCTTCCTGCTCAGCCAGTTCCTCCAGGGAGTCGTCGGCTACTCGCCGACCGAAGCCGGGCTCCGGATGCTGCCGTGGACCGCGATGCCGCTGCTCGTCGCGCCCCTCGCCGGACTGCTCTCCGACCGGATCGGCGGCCGGCCCGTCGTCGCCGCAGGACTCGCCCTCCAGGCCCTCGGGCTCGCGCTGTACGCCCTGGTCCTGGAGCCCGGGGTGAGCTACCCCGCCCAACTGCCCGCGCTGATCGTCAGCGGAGTCGGCATGGCCCTCTTCTTCGCGCCCGCCGCGAGCGTGGTGATGTCCAGCGTCCGCCCCGGCGAGCAGGGCATGGCATCCGGCGCGAACAACGCGCTGCGGGAGGTCGGCGGCGCGCTCGGGATCGCCGCCCTGGGCGCGGTGTTCGCCGCCCGCGGCGGCTACGGATCCCCGCAGATGTTCGCGGACGGAACCGTCCCGGCGCTGTGGATCGGCGCGGCAGCGGTGGCCGTGGCGGCGGCCGCCGCCCTGCTGATCCCGGGCCGCCGGGGCATCGCCGCCGAGCGGGAGCCCGTACAGGAGGCAGACAGCCGGCCCCAGGAACAGGAGCGGGAGCGGGCCGGAGTCTGA
- a CDS encoding UDP-N-acetylmuramate dehydrogenase: MQELHDAPLAPLTTFRLGGPATRLLTATTDDEVVAAVREADETGTPLLLIGGGSNLVIGDKGFDGTALRIATTGFRLDGTRLELAAGEVWTDAVARTVAAGLAGVECLAGIPGSAGATPVQNVGAYGQEVSSTITEVVAYDRHRGETVTLTNAECAFSYRHSLFKEHPDRYVVLRVRFLLEDAEGLSAPVRYAETARALGVEAGDRAELGAVRATVLALRGGKGMVLDEDDHDTWSAGSFFTNPILDDTAYEAFLGRVRERLGDDAVAPAYPAGEGRTKTSAAWLIDRAGFTKGYGSGPARISTKHTLALTNRGGATTEDLLALAREVVEGVREAFGVTLVNEPVTVGVDL; the protein is encoded by the coding sequence GTGCAGGAACTTCACGACGCCCCCCTCGCCCCCCTGACCACCTTCCGGCTCGGCGGCCCCGCCACCCGGCTCCTCACGGCGACCACCGACGACGAGGTCGTCGCCGCGGTCCGCGAGGCGGACGAGACCGGGACACCACTGCTCCTCATCGGCGGCGGCAGCAATCTGGTCATCGGCGACAAGGGCTTCGACGGCACCGCCCTGCGGATCGCCACCACCGGCTTCCGGCTCGACGGCACCCGCCTCGAACTCGCGGCGGGCGAGGTGTGGACCGACGCCGTCGCCCGGACCGTGGCCGCCGGACTCGCCGGCGTCGAATGCCTCGCGGGCATCCCGGGCTCCGCCGGCGCCACGCCCGTCCAGAACGTCGGCGCGTACGGCCAGGAGGTCTCCAGCACCATCACCGAGGTCGTCGCGTACGACCGGCACCGCGGCGAGACCGTCACCCTCACCAACGCCGAGTGCGCCTTCTCGTACCGCCACAGCCTCTTCAAGGAGCACCCCGACCGCTATGTCGTGCTCCGGGTCCGCTTCCTGCTGGAGGACGCGGAGGGGCTCTCCGCGCCCGTCCGGTACGCGGAGACCGCACGCGCCCTCGGTGTCGAGGCCGGCGACCGGGCGGAGCTGGGCGCGGTCCGCGCCACCGTCCTCGCGCTCCGCGGCGGCAAGGGCATGGTCCTCGACGAGGACGACCACGACACCTGGTCCGCCGGATCCTTCTTCACCAACCCGATCCTCGACGACACCGCGTACGAGGCCTTCCTCGGCCGGGTCAGGGAGCGGCTGGGCGACGATGCCGTCGCGCCCGCGTACCCGGCGGGGGAGGGCCGTACCAAGACCTCCGCGGCCTGGCTGATCGACCGCGCGGGCTTCACCAAGGGGTACGGCAGCGGCCCGGCCCGGATCTCCACCAAGCACACCCTGGCCCTGACCAACCGCGGCGGTGCCACCACGGAGGACCTGCTGGCCCTCGCCCGCGAGGTCGTGGAGGGCGTCCGCGAGGCATTCGGCGTCACCCTCGTCAACGAACCGGTCACGGTCGGCGTCGACCTCTGA
- a CDS encoding adenosine deaminase: MERVRDVGLLPKAHLHLHFTGSMRPSTLLELADKYGVHLPDALTGGEPPKLRATDERGWFRFQRLYDIARSCLRTPEDIRRLVREAAEEDVRDGSGWLEIQVDPTSYAPMLGGLIPALEIILDAVDSASRETGLGMRVLVAANRMKHPLDARTLARLAVRYADRGIVGFGLSNDERRGMARDFDRAFAIAREGGLLAAPHGGELAGPSSVRDCLDDLRASRIGHGVRAAEDPELLRRLADRGVACEVCPTSNVALGVYDKHEDVPLRTLFEAGVPLALGADDPLLFGSRLAAQYEVARRYHGFTDPELAALARQSIEASAAPEPLRGELLAGVDAWLAGP, from the coding sequence ATGGAACGTGTACGTGACGTCGGTCTGCTCCCCAAGGCCCATCTGCATCTCCACTTCACGGGCTCGATGCGGCCCTCTACCCTGCTGGAACTGGCCGACAAGTACGGCGTCCATCTGCCCGACGCGCTGACCGGCGGCGAGCCCCCGAAGCTCCGGGCCACCGACGAGCGCGGCTGGTTCCGTTTCCAGCGGCTGTACGACATCGCCCGTTCGTGCCTGCGTACTCCCGAGGACATCCGGCGGCTGGTGCGCGAGGCGGCCGAGGAGGACGTCCGCGACGGTTCGGGCTGGCTGGAAATACAGGTCGACCCCACCTCGTACGCACCGATGCTGGGCGGGCTGATCCCGGCGCTGGAGATCATCCTGGACGCGGTGGACTCGGCGAGCCGGGAGACCGGGCTCGGAATGCGGGTCCTGGTGGCCGCGAACCGGATGAAGCACCCGCTGGACGCCCGGACCCTGGCCCGGCTGGCCGTACGGTACGCGGACCGGGGCATCGTCGGCTTCGGGCTCTCCAACGACGAGCGCCGGGGCATGGCCCGCGATTTCGACCGCGCCTTCGCGATCGCCCGGGAGGGCGGGCTGCTGGCGGCGCCGCACGGCGGCGAGCTGGCGGGCCCGTCCTCCGTACGCGACTGTCTGGACGATCTGCGGGCCTCCCGGATCGGTCACGGGGTGCGCGCTGCGGAGGACCCCGAGTTGCTGCGGAGACTCGCGGACCGCGGGGTGGCCTGCGAGGTCTGCCCCACGTCGAACGTGGCGCTCGGCGTCTACGACAAGCACGAGGACGTACCGCTGCGGACCTTGTTCGAGGCGGGCGTACCGCTGGCGCTGGGCGCGGACGACCCGCTGCTCTTCGGCTCCCGGCTGGCGGCGCAGTACGAGGTGGCGCGGCGCTACCACGGGTTCACCGACCCCGAGCTGGCGGCCCTGGCCCGGCAGTCCATCGAGGCGTCGGCGGCGCCGGAGCCGCTGCGCGGGGAGCTGCTGGCCGGGGTGGACGCCTGGCTGGCCGGTCCCTAG
- a CDS encoding pyridoxal phosphate-dependent aminotransferase → MSAATSPTERRVSARIGAISESATLAVDAKAKALKAAGRPVIGFGAGEPDFPTPDYIVEAAVEACRTPKYHRYTPAGGLPELKKAIAAKTLRDSGYEVDPAQILVTNGGKQAIYEAFAAVLDPGDEVIVPAPYWTTYPESIRLAGGVPVEVVADETTGYRVSVEQLEAARTERTKVIVFVSPSNPTGAVYSREDTEAIGRWAEEHGLWVLTDEIYEHLVYGDASFTSLPAVVPGIRERCLVVNGVAKTYAMTGWRVGWIVGPKDVIKAATNLQSHATSNVSNVAQVAALAAVSGDLDAVAEMRTAFDRRRRTIVRMLNEIDGVVCPEPEGAFYVYPSVKDLLGKEIRGKRPASSVELAALILDEVEVAVVPGEAFGTPGYLRLSYALGDDDLVEGVSRIQKLLAEAKA, encoded by the coding sequence ATGAGCGCTGCAACCTCTCCCACCGAGCGCCGGGTCTCCGCGCGCATCGGCGCGATCTCCGAGTCCGCGACCCTCGCCGTCGACGCCAAGGCGAAGGCCCTCAAGGCCGCCGGGCGCCCGGTGATCGGCTTCGGCGCGGGCGAGCCCGACTTCCCGACGCCCGACTACATCGTCGAGGCGGCCGTCGAGGCCTGCCGGACCCCGAAGTACCACCGCTACACCCCGGCCGGCGGTCTTCCGGAGCTGAAGAAGGCCATCGCCGCGAAGACGCTGCGGGACTCCGGCTACGAGGTCGACCCGGCCCAGATCCTGGTGACCAACGGCGGGAAGCAGGCGATCTACGAGGCGTTCGCGGCCGTCCTGGACCCGGGTGACGAGGTCATCGTCCCGGCCCCGTACTGGACCACGTACCCGGAGTCGATCCGGCTCGCGGGCGGTGTCCCGGTCGAGGTCGTGGCCGACGAGACGACCGGCTACCGGGTCTCCGTCGAGCAGCTCGAAGCCGCCCGTACCGAGCGGACGAAGGTCATCGTCTTCGTCTCCCCGTCCAACCCCACCGGCGCGGTCTACAGCCGTGAGGACACCGAGGCGATCGGCCGCTGGGCCGAGGAGCACGGCCTGTGGGTGCTGACGGACGAGATCTACGAGCACCTGGTGTACGGCGACGCCTCGTTCACCTCGCTGCCCGCCGTGGTGCCCGGTATCCGCGAGCGCTGCCTGGTGGTGAACGGGGTGGCGAAGACGTACGCCATGACCGGCTGGCGCGTGGGGTGGATCGTCGGCCCCAAGGACGTGATCAAGGCCGCGACGAACCTCCAGTCGCACGCGACGTCGAACGTGTCCAACGTGGCCCAGGTCGCCGCGCTGGCCGCGGTCTCCGGTGATCTGGACGCGGTCGCCGAGATGCGGACCGCCTTCGACCGCCGCCGCCGCACCATCGTGCGGATGCTGAACGAGATCGACGGCGTGGTCTGCCCGGAGCCGGAGGGCGCGTTCTACGTCTACCCCTCGGTGAAGGACCTGCTCGGCAAGGAGATCCGGGGCAAGCGCCCGGCGAGCTCCGTGGAGCTGGCGGCGCTGATCCTGGACGAGGTCGAGGTCGCTGTCGTCCCGGGTGAGGCCTTCGGCACCCCCGGTTATCTGCGGCTGTCGTACGCCCTGGGCGACGACGACCTGGTGGAGGGCGTGTCCCGGATCCAGAAGCTGCTCGCGGAGGCCAAGGCCTGA
- the secE gene encoding preprotein translocase subunit SecE produces the protein MTDAVGSIDTPDAEDATSQEKPRKGGKRGKKGPLGRLALFYRQIVAELRKVVWPTRGQLTTYTTVVIIFVVIMIGLVTVIDYGFQEAVSYVFG, from the coding sequence GTGACGGACGCCGTGGGCTCCATCGACACGCCTGATGCCGAAGACGCGACTTCTCAGGAGAAGCCGCGCAAGGGCGGCAAGCGCGGCAAGAAGGGCCCTCTCGGCCGTCTCGCGCTCTTCTACCGGCAGATCGTCGCCGAGCTCCGCAAGGTCGTCTGGCCCACGCGCGGTCAGCTGACGACGTACACGACCGTGGTCATCATCTTCGTCGTCATCATGATCGGCCTCGTGACCGTGATTGACTATGGGTTCCAGGAAGCCGTTTCGTACGTCTTCGGCTGA
- the nusG gene encoding transcription termination/antitermination protein NusG yields MSDPNLNEAVEPDDASFESVESAEDELDIVEAADSVDPDEAEAADEAAGEPAEDAALHVEAAESAEDTADIDDADDADDTEAADDAAEAEADEVEGDEAEAVDEADEVEAEEPVDPIAALREELRLLPGEWYVIHTYAGYEKRVKANLEQRAVSLNVEEFIYQAEVPEEEIVQIKNGERKNVRQNKLPGYVLVRMDLTNESWGVVRNTPGVTGFVGNAYDPYPLTLDEIVKMLAPEAEEKAAREAAEAKGEPVPSRKVEVQVLDFEVGDSVTVTDGPFATLQATINEINADSKKVKGLVEIFGRETPVELSFDQIQKN; encoded by the coding sequence GTGTCTGACCCGAACCTGAACGAGGCCGTCGAGCCGGACGACGCGAGCTTCGAGTCCGTGGAGTCCGCCGAGGACGAGCTCGACATCGTTGAGGCTGCGGACTCCGTGGACCCGGACGAGGCGGAAGCTGCGGACGAGGCCGCCGGCGAGCCGGCCGAGGACGCCGCGCTGCACGTCGAGGCCGCCGAGTCCGCCGAAGACACTGCTGACATCGACGACGCTGACGACGCTGACGACACCGAGGCCGCAGACGACGCTGCCGAGGCGGAAGCGGACGAGGTCGAGGGCGACGAGGCCGAAGCGGTCGACGAGGCCGACGAGGTCGAGGCCGAGGAGCCGGTCGACCCGATCGCCGCCCTCCGCGAGGAGCTGCGCCTTCTGCCGGGCGAGTGGTACGTGATCCACACCTACGCCGGGTACGAGAAGCGGGTCAAGGCCAACCTGGAGCAGCGCGCCGTCTCGCTGAACGTCGAGGAGTTCATCTACCAGGCCGAAGTGCCCGAGGAAGAGATCGTCCAGATCAAGAACGGCGAGCGCAAGAACGTCCGCCAGAACAAGCTTCCCGGCTACGTCCTGGTCCGGATGGACCTCACCAACGAGTCCTGGGGCGTCGTCCGGAACACTCCGGGCGTCACCGGCTTCGTGGGCAACGCCTACGACCCGTACCCGCTGACCCTGGACGAGATCGTGAAGATGCTCGCTCCGGAGGCGGAGGAGAAGGCCGCCCGCGAGGCCGCCGAGGCCAAGGGCGAGCCGGTGCCGTCCCGCAAGGTCGAGGTCCAGGTGCTGGACTTCGAGGTCGGCGACTCCGTCACCGTCACGGACGGCCCGTTCGCGACCCTCCAGGCGACGATCAACGAGATCAACGCCGACTCGAAGAAGGTCAAGGGCCTGGTCGAGATCTTCGGCCGGGAGACCCCGGTCGAGCTGAGCTTCGACCAGATCCAGAAGAACTGA
- the rplK gene encoding 50S ribosomal protein L11 — protein sequence MPPKKKKVTGLIKLQIQAGAANPAPPVGPALGQHGVNIMEFCKAYNAATESQRGMVVPVEITVYEDRSFTFITKTPPAAKLILKAAGVDKGSGEPHKTKVAKLTRDQVREIATTKMPDLNANDLDAAEKIIAGTARSMGITVEG from the coding sequence ATGCCTCCCAAGAAGAAGAAGGTCACGGGGCTTATCAAGCTCCAGATCCAGGCCGGCGCGGCCAACCCGGCTCCGCCGGTCGGCCCGGCCCTGGGTCAGCACGGCGTCAACATCATGGAGTTCTGCAAGGCCTACAACGCCGCGACCGAGTCGCAGCGTGGCATGGTCGTGCCGGTGGAGATCACGGTCTACGAGGACCGTTCCTTCACCTTCATCACCAAGACTCCGCCGGCCGCCAAGCTGATCCTCAAGGCCGCTGGTGTGGACAAGGGCTCCGGCGAGCCGCACAAGACCAAGGTCGCCAAGCTCACGCGCGACCAGGTCCGCGAGATCGCCACGACCAAGATGCCCGACCTGAACGCGAACGACCTGGACGCCGCGGAGAAGATCATCGCGGGTACGGCTCGTTCCATGGGCATCACGGTCGAGGGCTGA
- the rplA gene encoding 50S ribosomal protein L1: protein MKRSKIFRAADAKIDRERLYAPLEAVRLAKDTSSTKFDGTVEVALRLGVDPRKADQMVRGTVNLPHGTGKTARVLVFATGDRAEAAIAAGADIVGSDELIDEVAKGRLDFDAVVATPDLMGKVGRLGRVLGPRGLMPNPKTGTVTPDVAKAVTDIKGGKIEFRVDKHANLHFIIGKVSFDETKLVENYAAALEEILRLKPSAAKGRYIKKATLTTTMGPGIPLDSNRTRNLLVEEDPAAV from the coding sequence GTGAAGCGCAGCAAGATTTTCCGCGCCGCGGACGCCAAGATCGACCGGGAGCGCCTGTACGCGCCCCTGGAGGCCGTCCGTCTCGCCAAGGACACCTCGTCCACCAAGTTCGACGGCACCGTCGAGGTTGCCCTGCGTCTGGGTGTCGACCCGCGCAAGGCCGACCAGATGGTCCGTGGCACCGTGAACCTTCCGCACGGCACCGGCAAGACCGCCCGGGTCCTGGTCTTCGCGACCGGTGACCGTGCCGAGGCCGCGATTGCCGCGGGCGCCGACATCGTCGGCTCCGACGAGCTCATCGACGAGGTGGCGAAGGGCCGTCTGGACTTCGACGCCGTCGTCGCCACCCCGGACCTCATGGGCAAGGTCGGCCGCCTCGGCCGGGTGCTCGGTCCGCGTGGTCTGATGCCGAACCCGAAGACCGGCACCGTCACCCCCGATGTCGCGAAGGCCGTGACCGACATCAAGGGCGGCAAGATCGAGTTCCGCGTCGACAAGCACGCGAACCTCCACTTCATCATCGGCAAGGTGTCGTTCGACGAGACCAAGCTGGTGGAGAACTACGCCGCGGCGCTGGAGGAGATCCTCCGTCTGAAGCCGTCCGCCGCGAAGGGCCGCTACATCAAGAAGGCGACCCTGACCACGACGATGGGCCCCGGCATCCCGCTGGACTCCAACCGCACCCGCAACCTCCTCGTCGAGGAGGACCCGGCCGCCGTCTGA
- the rplJ gene encoding 50S ribosomal protein L10, whose translation MARPDKAAAVAELADQFRGSNAAVLTEYRGLTVAQLKQLRRSLGENAQYAVVKNTLTKIAANEAGISSLDDLFNGPTAVAFITGDPVESAKGLRDFAKDNPNLIIKGGVLDGKALSADEIKKLADLESREVLLAKLAGAMKGKQTQAAVLFQALPSKLVRTVDALRAKRDEQGGAE comes from the coding sequence ATGGCAAGGCCCGACAAGGCTGCCGCGGTAGCCGAGCTCGCGGATCAGTTCCGCGGTTCGAATGCCGCTGTGCTGACCGAGTACCGGGGTCTCACCGTGGCTCAGCTCAAGCAGCTGCGCCGTTCGCTCGGTGAGAACGCCCAGTACGCCGTGGTGAAGAACACGCTGACCAAGATTGCGGCCAACGAGGCCGGGATCTCCTCGCTCGACGACCTGTTCAACGGTCCGACGGCGGTTGCCTTCATCACCGGTGACCCGGTGGAGTCGGCGAAGGGTCTTCGTGACTTCGCCAAGGACAACCCGAATCTGATCATCAAGGGCGGTGTCCTTGATGGCAAGGCGCTGTCCGCCGATGAGATCAAGAAGCTCGCGGACCTTGAGTCCCGCGAGGTTCTGCTCGCCAAGCTGGCGGGCGCCATGAAGGGCAAGCAGACTCAGGCTGCCGTGCTCTTCCAGGCGCTCCCGTCGAAGCTCGTCCGCACCGTGGACGCGCTCCGTGCCAAGCGCGACGAGCAGGGCGGTGCCGAGTAA
- the rplL gene encoding 50S ribosomal protein L7/L12 codes for MAKLSQEDLLAQFDEMTLIELSEFVKAFEERFDVTAAAAAPVVVAGGAAGGDAAAVEEQDEFDVILTGAGEKKIQVIKVVRELTSLGLKEAKDLVDGTPKPVLEKVAKDVAEKAAESLKAAGAAVEVK; via the coding sequence ATGGCGAAGCTCAGCCAGGAAGACCTGCTCGCGCAGTTCGACGAGATGACCCTCATTGAGCTCTCCGAGTTCGTGAAGGCCTTCGAGGAGCGCTTCGACGTCACCGCCGCCGCCGCCGCGCCGGTCGTCGTCGCGGGTGGCGCTGCCGGTGGCGACGCCGCCGCCGTCGAGGAGCAGGACGAGTTCGACGTCATCCTGACGGGTGCCGGCGAGAAGAAGATCCAGGTCATCAAGGTCGTGCGTGAGCTGACCTCCCTGGGTCTGAAGGAGGCCAAGGACCTCGTGGACGGCACCCCGAAGCCGGTCCTTGAGAAGGTCGCCAAGGACGTCGCCGAGAAGGCCGCCGAGTCCCTCAAGGCCGCGGGCGCGGCTGTCGAGGTCAAGTGA